The genomic interval AGGACTCGGTGTCGACGAAGATGATGCGCGTGCCGACGTAGACCTCATCGGAGTCGGACCACACGTAGAAGTCGCCGTAGGGGCCTTCCGGGTCCGAGCGCGAGGCCTGAAACCAGGGGTGGGCGTCAGAGGTGTGGTTGAGGACCATGTCGATGACGACGCGGATGCCGCGGGCGTGGGCCTCGTGGACCATCTCCTCAAAGTCCTCGACCGTGCCGTAGCGTGGGTCGATGCCCGTGTAGTCGCTGATGTCGTAGCCGCCGTCGCGCATGGGCGAGGGGTAGAAGGGCGGCACCCAGATGGCGTCGACGCCCAGCCAGGCCAGGTAGTCCAGGCGGGAGGTCAGCCCCCTGAAGTCCCCCACGCCGTCGCCGTCGGAGTCGGCGAAGGACCGCAGCAGCGCCTCATAGAAGACGGCGGTGCGGAACCACTGGGGGTCCTCGCCCAGACCGGTGCGCGGCGCCGGGGGCAGGGCGGGGACACCGGGCGGGCTCGTGGGGAGGGCAGTGCTCGTCATGGTGGCGATCACGGGACCTCGACGTGGAACACGTGCGCGACGCGACCCTCGAAGGGGTCCAGGCGCACGTAGTTCTGGGCGCCCCACTCGAAGGACCAGCCGGTGAGCTCGTCGGTGACCCGGATGACCGGGTGGGAGCCGTCCGTGCCCTCGGGCAGGCCGAGCTGAGCCAGGTTGAGGAACACGTGCCCCGCATGGGCGCTGTGCGGGTCCAGGTTGACCACCGTGAGCACGACGTCCTCACGCCCGGTGGGGCTGTGGGCGGCGGCGACGCGCTTGGAGTAGGCGATGAGGTGCTCGTCGCTGGTGCCGTGGAACCACACGTCGCGCAGCTGGCGCAGGGCCGGGTGGGCGGCACGCGCGGCGTTGAGGGTGGTGAGCAGGTCCTCGATGCCGTTGGCGCGCGCGGCGGCGAAGTCACGAGGCTTGAGCTCGTACTTCTCGTTGTCGATCTGCTCCTCGTAACCGGGGCGCGGCACGGACTCGGCCAGCTCGTAGCCCGAGTAGATGCCCCAGGTGGGGCTCATGGTCGCCGCCAGCACGGCCCGCAGCTTGAAGGCCGGGACGCCGCCGTGCGTCATGAAGGGGGTGAGGATGTCATGGGTCGTCGGCCAGAAGGTCGGGCGCAGGACGTGGGCGGTCTCCTGCGACAGCTCCACGAGGTAGTCGGTCAGCTCCTGCCTGGTGTTGCGCCACGCGAAGTACGTGTAGGACTGGTGGAAGCCGATCTTGCCGAGCGTGCGCATCATCGCCGGGCGCGTGAAGGCCTCGGCGAGGAACAGGACCTCGGGGTTGGTCGAACGGACCTCGCGCAGCAGGCGCTGCCAGAACACCAGGGGCTTGGTGTGGGGGTTGTCGACGCGGAAGATCGTCACGCCGTGCCCGATCCACGTGTAGACGACGTCGCGGATGGCCTGGTAGATGCCCTCGGGGTCGTTGTCGAAGTTGAGCGGGTAGATGTCCTGGTACTTCTTGGGAGGGTTCTCGGCGTAGGCGATGGACCCGTCGGCCAGGACGGTGAACCACTCGGGGTGCTCGGTCACCCACGGGTGGTCCGGGGAACACTGCAGGGCCAGGTCGAGGGCGACCTCCATGCCGAGCTCGTCGGCGCGGGCGACGAGGGCGTCGAAGTCCTCGAAGGTGCCCAGGTCCGGGTGGATGGCGTCGTGTCCGCCGGCCGGTGAGCCGATGCCGTAGGGCGATCCCGGGTCCCCGGGGCGGGCGTCGAGGGTGTTGTTGCGGCCCTTGCGGTTGGTGGTGCCGATGGGGGAGATGGGGGTGAGGTAGAGCACGTCGAAGCCCATGGCGGCGATACGGTCCAGGTGGGCGGTGGCCGTGCGCAGCGTGCCCGTGTGCCACACGCCGTGCTCGTCGACGCCGGAGCCGAGCGAGCGCGGGAAGATCTCGTACCAGGAGCCGGCCAGGGCGCGCTCGCGGTCCACCTGCAGCGGGTAGGTGGCGCTGGGTGAGACGTGGTCGCGCAGCGGCAGGCGCTCGAGCGCGTCGGTGACCTCGGGGCTGTGGCCGGCCGCCAGGCGCAGGGTGGGCTGCACCGTGGTGTCACGCAGGAAGGCGGCGGCCCTGGTGAGGACATCGACGTCGGCCGACTCGCGGCCGCTGACACCCGCGGCGCGCTCGAGGACGCGGGCACCCTCCTCGAGCATGAGCTCGACGTCAATGCCGGCCGGGACCTTGATGCCGGCGTCGTGGCTCCAGGTGGCGTAGGGGTCGGACCAGCCCTCCACGCGCAGACCCCAGTCTCCGGGGGCGTCGGCGGCCAGGCGGGCTTCGTAGCGGTCCAGGCCCAGGCCGACCTCGTACATGCGGGCACTGGGACCGTCCGTGCCGTCGGGGCGCACGAGGACGGCGGTGGCGCCGAAGCGGTCGTGGCCCTCGCGGAAAACGGTGGCGCGCACGGGCACAACCTCACCGGGGACGGCCTTGGCGGGCCAGCGCCCGTCCTCGACCACGGGAAAGACCTCGGTGACGGGGATGCGGCCCACGGGGGAGTAGGCGGCGGGGCCGGGGACGCTGGGAGCTGAGCGAGCGGATCTCCTCGACACGCGGGAGGTCGCAGGGGTGGGGGCAGGATTCTGCGTGTTCGCGGTCACAGTTCAAGGGTACGGGGTGTGCGGGCGCGAGTCATATCGCTGTGAGCGTGCCCGTGGGTCACTGGTCGCCGTCACGTCACACGCACAACGTGCGCGTAGGTGTGGGGCGTCAGTAGTTCATGTGCATGGCGGCGCGCACGTCCTCAAGGGTGGCCTCAGCGACCTCGCAGGCGCGCGCGTTGCCCCCGTGCAGGACCTCACGCAGGTAGTCCTCGTTCGCCGCCAGCTCAGCACGGCGGGCACGGATCGGGGCGAAGAACTCGTTGACGGCCTCCGTCGTCAGCTTCTTGAGGGCACCCGCCCCGCCGTCGCTGATCCGCGCGGCAATGTCCTCGGGCGTGCCCGCCCCGCACAGGCTGGCCAGCATGAGCAGGTTGGACACCTCGGGGCGGTCGGCCGGGTCGTAGGTGATGACACGATCCGAGTCCGTCTTGGCCTTCTTCAGCGCCTTGGCCGTCTCGTCCGCGCTCATGCGCAGCTCGATCGTGTTGTGACGGGACTTGCTCATCTTCTCCCCGTCGAGCCCCAGCAGCAGCGGCGCCTCGCTCAGCAGCGCCTCGGGGCGGCGGAAGACCGGACGGTGCTTGTCCGCGCGGCCGTAACGCTTGTCGAAGCGCTGGGCGATGAGCCGGGCCTGCTCCAGGTGCGGTAGCTGGTCCTTGCCCACGGGCACAAGGTTCGCCTGGCAGAAGAGGATGTCCGCCGCCTGGTGCACCGGGTAGGTGAGCATGAGGCCGGACATGGCGCGCCCGTCAGTGGCCTCGAGCTCGGCCTTGACGGTCGGGTTGCGGTGCAGCTCGGACTCGGTGACCAGCGACAGGAAGGGCAGCATGAGCTGGTTGGCCGCCGGGACGGCCGAGTGGGCGAAGACGGTCGAGCGCTCGGGGTCCACCCCGACGGCGAGCGTGTCCGCCACGAGGGACAGCACGCGCTCACGGATCGGGCCGACGCCGTCGCGGTCGGTGATGACCTGGTAGTCGGCAACGAGGATCCACGTGTCCACCCCCAGGTCCTGGATGCGCCTCCAGGAGTGCATCGTGCCGAAGTAGTGGCCCAGGTGCATGTTGCCGGTGGGGCGCACGCCCGTGAGCATCCGGTAGCGGCCCGGGTTGACGTCGAGGTCCGCGCGGATCTCCTCGCTGCGCGCCAGGGACCGCGCCAGGGAGGCGTCGTTCGTGGCGTTGGCCAGCGCCTCCTCGGCGGGGGTGGGCGTGGTCGTCTCGTGCTCGGGCGTGTGCGTCATACCGCTCATCCTAGGGACCGACGGCGGTCGGCCCGTCCGCCCGTCTTGTGCCCTCGGCGTCGGCCCGGCTCAGGGCTGCGCCAGGACCTCCCCGGAGAAGTACACCCGCATGCTCAGCGCCTCCAGCGTCGTCGTGTCCCCCGGACGGTCCTGGCGGCAGTCGGTGGCCCCCGGCCGCGACGCGCGGGCACGCTCGGGGTTGACGGCACGGGCCCGCGCCGCCTCACCCCGGGCGACCCGGCGCGCCAGGGAGAAGGAGGAGGTGTGCGGGCGCGGCACCGGCCAGGTCGAGTCCCACGCCAGGTGCCAGTCGGTGCCGTGCCCGTCGGCCAGCACCACCTCGCACTGGTCGAGACTGCCGTTGATGACGACGAGCAGGTCGTCATCGTCCACGAGTCGCCCCGAGCGCAGCATCTGCACGACCCGGGTGTGCGGGTCGTGCCAGGCGTCGTTACTCAGTGTCTCGCCGTCGGCACCCAGCCACGACAGGTCCGCGATCGTGTCCCCCGGGCGGATGGTGCCCGAGGCGAAGGAGGAGGGCCGCATGACCGGGTGGTCCTGGCGGGTGCGCACAAGGAACTGGGAGGTGGCCAGCAGGTCGCGCTGCCACGGCTCCAGCTCCCAGCTGTACCAGGAGATCGGGGAGTCCTGACAGTAGGAGTTGTTGTTGCCCTGCTGGGTGCGACCGATCTCGTCGCCGCCCAGGAGCATCGGCGTTCCCGCGGAGACGAGCAGGGTCGCCAGGACGTTGCGCATGGAGCGCCGGCGCATGAGCTCGTGCGGGCCCATGTCCACACCCTCGGGGATCGGCCCCTCGAAGCCGTGGTTCCAGGAGCGGTTGTCGTCCGTGCCGTCCCGGTTGCCCTCGCCGTTGTCCTCGTTGTGCTTGTGGTCGTAACAGACGAGGTCGCGCAGCGTGAAGCCGTCGTGGGCGGTGACGAAGTTGACGCTCGCCAGGGGCCCGCGCCCGCCCGGGTACTCGCCGTGGCCGAAGGTGTCCACACTGCCCGACAGGCGCGTGGCGAGGTCGCGCAGGTCCGCGCCCGTGCGCCCCTTGGACATCTCCGAGGCGTCGCGCAGCCAGAAGGAGCGCACGGTCCCGCGGTAGCGGTCATTCCAGTCGTGGAAGGGCTCGGGGAACTCGCCGGTGCGCCAGCCGCCGGGGCCCACGTCCCAGGGCTCGGCGATGAGTCGGGCGCCGCGCAGCACGGGGTCCGTCGCCATGGCGACGAGCAGCGGGTGACGCGAGCTGTACTCGGTGGCGTGGCGCCCCAGCGTCGCCGCCAGGTCGAAGCGGAACCCGTCCACCCCCATCTCACTGACCCAGTAGCGCAGGGAGTCCAGGGTCAGCTGGACGGCGCGCGCGTAGCGCATGTCCACGCTCGCCCCCGTGCCCGTGACGTCGTAGTACTGGCCGCTCTGGCCGGGCGCGTGCAGGTAGTAGCGGCGGTCGTCCAGGCCGCGCAGGCTCAGGCTCGGGCCGCCGAAGCCGGACTCGCAGGTGTGGTTGTAGACGACGTCCATCACCACTTCCAGGCCCGCCTCGTGCAGCAGCGAGACCATGCCGCGCACCTCGTCGAGGACCGCCTGGGGGCCGGCCTCCTGAGAGGAGCGCATGGCGTAGGAGGCCTCGGGCGCGAAGTAGGACAGCGTCGAGTAGCCCCAGTAGTTCCTGCGCCCGCGCGCCAGCAGGAAGGTCTCGGAGAAGGCCGCCTGGATCGGCAGCAGCTCGACCGTTGTCACGCCCAGGGACTTCAGGTGCTCGATGGTGGCCGGATGGGCGAGCCCCGCGTAGGTGCCCCGCAGCTCGGCGGGCACCCCCGGCAGGGTGAGGGTCAGGCCCTTGACGTGCGTCTCGTAGATGACCACGCGCGCCTCGCTCACGCGCGGGCCGGGGACCACCGGGAAGGACGGGGCCGCGGTGACGACGCCGAGGGCCACGTGCCCGGCCGAGTCCAGGTGGGAGAGGGTGAAGGGCACGGAGGTGGGGTTGTAGTCCTCGTCGACCGTGTGGGCGAAGATCTCCGGACCCAGGCCGGGCGCGCCCTCCAGGGCCCGGGCGTAGGGGTCGAGGAGGAGCTTGTGCGGGTTGAGCAGGAAGCCCGCCGAGGGGTTCCACTCGCCGTGGACGCGGTAGCCGTAGCGCTGGCCGGGGCCGACGCCGGGCACATGAGCCCCCCAGGCCCCGCGCACGGGGCCGTGCATGCCGATACGCCGCTCGGACAGGACACGGCCGCTGCCGTCCGTCTCGAGCAGGCACAGGTCGACCGCGGCAGCATCGGGGGCGACGACGACGAAGCTCGTGCCCTCCTCGGCCGGTGTCGCACCCAGACGGCTGCGGTCCCGTGCGTCCAGCTCCGCCAGGGCGGCGGGCCGCAGGGGATCGGCGGCCGGGGGCGCAGTGGGCTGCGTCGTGGTCGTGTCTGGCATGGGGGCATTCTTGCCAGGTCGAGGGGGAGCGGCAATCCGACAGGGGCTTTCGGCGCGTTGGCGTGTTGCGTAAGGCGCGCCGCTGACCGGGGCGGGTGGTGCGCGTCTCACGCCCCCGGGGGCCGGTGACCGCGGCAGCTGCCATGTGGCAGCCTGGGCCGCATGAAGATCGTGGTCTGTGTCAAGCACGTTCCCGACGTGCAGTCCGAACGACGGATGGAGGACGGGCACCTCGTGCGAGGTGAGGAGGACGTCCTCAACGAGCTCGACGAGAACGCCGTTGAGGCCGCCGTCAGCCTCGTCGAGGAGCACGGCGGCGAGGTCGTCGCACTGACAATGGGCCCCGAGGACGCCGAGGACGCCCTGCGCCGCGCCCTGCAGATGGGCGCGGACTCCGCTGTCCTCGTGAGCGACGAGGCGCTGGCCGGATCCGACGTCGTGGTCACGGCCCGCACCCTGGCCGCCGCCATCCGGCGCGTCGGTGGGGGACAGGGCACCGGCGACGTCGACCTCGTCGTCACCGGCATGGCCTCCCTCGACGCGCTGACCTCGCTGCTTCCCGGCGCGCTCGCCGCCGAGCTGCACGTGCCCGCCCTCACGCTTGCCACGGACCTGGAGGTCGGCGACGGCGACGTCGTCATCACCCGGACCGTGGGGGCCGTGCGCGAGGTGCTCAGCGCGCCCCTGCCCGCCCTCGTCTCCGTCACCGACCAGGCCAACGAGCCGCGCTACCCGAACTTCGCGGCCATGCGCGCCGCCCGCCGCAAGCCCCTGGAGACCTGGGACCTGGCCGCGCTCGGCCTGGAGCCGGCCGAGCCGTCGGTGGCCGTGCTGTGCGACCAGGAGCGCCCGGGGCGAGCCGCAGGCATCATCCGCACCGACGCCGGCGAGGCCGGCCGCGAGCTGGCCGCCTGGCTCGTCGAGAACCAGCTCGTCTGAGAGGAACGCACATGACTGAGATCCCTGCCGGGAGCGTGGGCGAGACCTTCGACGCCCCTGTCCTCGTCCTCGTCGACCTCGAGACGCCGAGGGCGAGCGCCGCCGAGGCCGTCTCCCTTCTCGCCCCTTCTCGCGCCGGGCTCGCGCTCGTCGCCGGGGCCGCGGCCCTCACCCGCGCCGACGTGGTGGCCCTCGCCCTCGGGCCCGTGGGGGCGGATGCCAGCGCCGCACTGGCCGGGGCGGGCGCCACGCGCGTGCTCGCAGCCGACCTTGGGCAGGCCGGCACGCAGGCCGGTGTCGTGGCGGACGCCCTCGTCAGTGCCGTGCGCACCGTCAAGCCGGCCGTCGCGCTTGTGCTCTCGGACTACCACGGCAAGGAGGTCGCTGCTCGTGCCGCGGTCCTCCTCGGCTCGGCCTGCACCGCCGACGCCAGCGACCTGCGGGTCCGCGAGGGTGCCCTGACCGCCTCCAAGACCGTCCTGTCCGGCTCCTGGTCCACCACCCTGAGGATCGGCGGGGCCGGTACGACACCGGTCGTGGCCGTGCGAGCCCCCGAGGTCGAGGTCCCCGGGCCCGCAGCCCCCGTGGCGGTCGAGGCCCTCGACGTCGTCCTGACCCCCGAGTCGCTGGCCGTGCGGGTCGTCTCGCGCGAGCCCGCCCCCACGGCCAGCGGCCCGGACCTGGCGGGGGCCCGCACCGTGGTCGTCGCCGGACGCGGTGTCGGCGGCGACATCGACCTCGTGCGCTCGCTGGCGGACCCGCTGGGGGCCGCCGTCGGCGCGACCCGCGTCGTGTGCGATGAGGGCTGGCTCGAGCGCAGCGCCCAGGTGGGTCAGACCGGGGTGAGCATCGCCCCGCGCCTGTACATCGGTCTGGGAGTCTCCGGGGCCATTCACCACACGAGCGGCATCCAGGGGGCGGGCACGGTCGTCGCGGTCTGTGACGACGCCGAGGCCCCGATCTTCCAGATGGCGGACTTCGGCGTCGTCGGGGATGTCACGACGGTGGTGCCGCAGCTGGTCGAGGAGCTGGACCGCCTGCGGGCCTGACCGGTCGGGGCTGAACTGACGGGGCGATCCTGAGGGGTGGAACACATGGTGCCCGACGGCCCCTCAGGCTAGCCTTACCTCCGAGCGGGACCCGACGAAGGAGGACGCGTGAGCGAGCAGGGCAGCACGGCAGGCGCCGCACCCGTCTCCTCGCGCCGGATGGCGCGCCGGCTCCTCGCCGGGGCCGGAGCCGCTGACATCACCGCCTACCGCCACGCCGGGGGTCAACCGCTCGCCGTCATGCACGCCCTCGACGAGGACGGGCGCGTCATCATCGCCGCCTGCCCCAGTGCTGACCACCCCCTGTCCGACGCCCTCGATGGCGAGGTGGTCGAGGTCCGTCTCGACGTCACCCTCGAGGCCGCCGAGCCCAGCCTGCGCGTGACCTCGGCAACTGCCCACCTCCTGGGCCTGCTCACCTGGCTGGATGCGGACGAGACCGCCCTTGTGCTCGCCGGCGAGACTGCCGGCTGCCACTGTCCGATCACGGGCGAGGACCCACTCGACGGGCTCGGTTCGCTGGCCGGGGAGCCCGGCGGCCGCCTGGGCGTCATCACCGCCGAGCGCGTGATGGTCCACGACGCCATGGGCGTGTCCGGCCACACGCTCGCCGAGGTCGTGGCGGCCGACTCCGCCCCCTCCCTGCTGTGGAATGACCTCGACTCCGCCAGCGCCCAGGAGGAGGTGCGCGAGCTCGGTGACGCCGCGCTCACCCTTGTGTGCGAGAGCGTGGTCAAGGGGCGCCTTCCCGGGGTGCTGTGCTCCCACCGTCCGGCCGACGGGTTGTGCCCGTCACTGCACGGGCGGGTCGTGTGCGCCGACGTCGCTCCCGACGGCGTGACGCTCATGCACGTGTCCCCGACCTGCGTTGAGACGGTGCAGGTCTGGCTGCCCAGCGGCACCCGCCGGGCCTGCGAGGTGGGGCCCTTCCTGCGTGGTTGTGTCCAGGAGGCCCTGCTCGAGGACCTGCTGCGCGGCTGAGCCCCGCCCCGGGCGGGTGAGCGCGACACAGGGGCAGAACCGGCCCCGCCGTCCTTGGCGGGACCGGCTCCGTTCAGGCTCCGGTGGCCGGGCCTCGCGCGTGCGAGGTGCGCTGCGTGGTTCTTACCGGGTGTCAGCGGGCCTCGTAGGTGAGGCAGGCTGCGGTGTCGGGCCCCAGGGCGATGCCCTCGGCGGAGCACATGAGGTCCTTGTTGTGGACGCACTCCAGGCGCTGGCAGGCCCCGACGTGAGCCTCAGCGACGGGCAGGCCGCCGCGGGCGTCGAGGTTGATGAGGGTGCTGCAGGTGCCCGTGCCGCCGATGGTGACGGCGAAGGCGGTGCAGCCCTCGTGGTTGAAGGCGCAGGTGGTGGTGGAGCAGGAGGTGATGGGGGCGACGGTGGGCATGATCGGTTCCTCTCGGGAGACGTGCGGTGGCCGGAGCGGCTGACGTAAATCACCGTAAGAGGGGTGGGGGGTCTCGGCAAGGCGGAATGCGCGAGAGCCTTGGGAACGTGGGTGAATCGTTGATATTCCAGTGGAACATGGTGGTCGATGGCTCGGTGTCGCGATGCTGGCGGCTCCGGCTGGGCCCCTGTGTTGCGTGTGTGTCCTATTTCCAAATGAGTGGAGCCCTGCCTTCCTGAGGCGGCCCTTGCCTGGTGGGTGTGCGCCGTGTCAGGGGTGGTGCAGGGAGTCGGGTTGACGCCGTCGGATCTCTGTGTCACTG from Actinomyces respiraculi carries:
- a CDS encoding alpha-1,4-glucan--maltose-1-phosphate maltosyltransferase, coding for MTANTQNPAPTPATSRVSRRSARSAPSVPGPAAYSPVGRIPVTEVFPVVEDGRWPAKAVPGEVVPVRATVFREGHDRFGATAVLVRPDGTDGPSARMYEVGLGLDRYEARLAADAPGDWGLRVEGWSDPYATWSHDAGIKVPAGIDVELMLEEGARVLERAAGVSGRESADVDVLTRAAAFLRDTTVQPTLRLAAGHSPEVTDALERLPLRDHVSPSATYPLQVDRERALAGSWYEIFPRSLGSGVDEHGVWHTGTLRTATAHLDRIAAMGFDVLYLTPISPIGTTNRKGRNNTLDARPGDPGSPYGIGSPAGGHDAIHPDLGTFEDFDALVARADELGMEVALDLALQCSPDHPWVTEHPEWFTVLADGSIAYAENPPKKYQDIYPLNFDNDPEGIYQAIRDVVYTWIGHGVTIFRVDNPHTKPLVFWQRLLREVRSTNPEVLFLAEAFTRPAMMRTLGKIGFHQSYTYFAWRNTRQELTDYLVELSQETAHVLRPTFWPTTHDILTPFMTHGGVPAFKLRAVLAATMSPTWGIYSGYELAESVPRPGYEEQIDNEKYELKPRDFAAARANGIEDLLTTLNAARAAHPALRQLRDVWFHGTSDEHLIAYSKRVAAAHSPTGREDVVLTVVNLDPHSAHAGHVFLNLAQLGLPEGTDGSHPVIRVTDELTGWSFEWGAQNYVRLDPFEGRVAHVFHVEVP
- the trpS gene encoding tryptophan--tRNA ligase, which codes for MTHTPEHETTTPTPAEEALANATNDASLARSLARSEEIRADLDVNPGRYRMLTGVRPTGNMHLGHYFGTMHSWRRIQDLGVDTWILVADYQVITDRDGVGPIRERVLSLVADTLAVGVDPERSTVFAHSAVPAANQLMLPFLSLVTESELHRNPTVKAELEATDGRAMSGLMLTYPVHQAADILFCQANLVPVGKDQLPHLEQARLIAQRFDKRYGRADKHRPVFRRPEALLSEAPLLLGLDGEKMSKSRHNTIELRMSADETAKALKKAKTDSDRVITYDPADRPEVSNLLMLASLCGAGTPEDIAARISDGGAGALKKLTTEAVNEFFAPIRARRAELAANEDYLREVLHGGNARACEVAEATLEDVRAAMHMNY
- the glgX gene encoding glycogen debranching protein GlgX encodes the protein MPDTTTTQPTAPPAADPLRPAALAELDARDRSRLGATPAEEGTSFVVVAPDAAAVDLCLLETDGSGRVLSERRIGMHGPVRGAWGAHVPGVGPGQRYGYRVHGEWNPSAGFLLNPHKLLLDPYARALEGAPGLGPEIFAHTVDEDYNPTSVPFTLSHLDSAGHVALGVVTAAPSFPVVPGPRVSEARVVIYETHVKGLTLTLPGVPAELRGTYAGLAHPATIEHLKSLGVTTVELLPIQAAFSETFLLARGRRNYWGYSTLSYFAPEASYAMRSSQEAGPQAVLDEVRGMVSLLHEAGLEVVMDVVYNHTCESGFGGPSLSLRGLDDRRYYLHAPGQSGQYYDVTGTGASVDMRYARAVQLTLDSLRYWVSEMGVDGFRFDLAATLGRHATEYSSRHPLLVAMATDPVLRGARLIAEPWDVGPGGWRTGEFPEPFHDWNDRYRGTVRSFWLRDASEMSKGRTGADLRDLATRLSGSVDTFGHGEYPGGRGPLASVNFVTAHDGFTLRDLVCYDHKHNEDNGEGNRDGTDDNRSWNHGFEGPIPEGVDMGPHELMRRRSMRNVLATLLVSAGTPMLLGGDEIGRTQQGNNNSYCQDSPISWYSWELEPWQRDLLATSQFLVRTRQDHPVMRPSSFASGTIRPGDTIADLSWLGADGETLSNDAWHDPHTRVVQMLRSGRLVDDDDLLVVINGSLDQCEVVLADGHGTDWHLAWDSTWPVPRPHTSSFSLARRVARGEAARARAVNPERARASRPGATDCRQDRPGDTTTLEALSMRVYFSGEVLAQP
- a CDS encoding electron transfer flavoprotein subunit beta/FixA family protein; this encodes MKIVVCVKHVPDVQSERRMEDGHLVRGEEDVLNELDENAVEAAVSLVEEHGGEVVALTMGPEDAEDALRRALQMGADSAVLVSDEALAGSDVVVTARTLAAAIRRVGGGQGTGDVDLVVTGMASLDALTSLLPGALAAELHVPALTLATDLEVGDGDVVITRTVGAVREVLSAPLPALVSVTDQANEPRYPNFAAMRAARRKPLETWDLAALGLEPAEPSVAVLCDQERPGRAAGIIRTDAGEAGRELAAWLVENQLV
- a CDS encoding electron transfer flavoprotein subunit alpha/FixB family protein, producing the protein MTEIPAGSVGETFDAPVLVLVDLETPRASAAEAVSLLAPSRAGLALVAGAAALTRADVVALALGPVGADASAALAGAGATRVLAADLGQAGTQAGVVADALVSAVRTVKPAVALVLSDYHGKEVAARAAVLLGSACTADASDLRVREGALTASKTVLSGSWSTTLRIGGAGTTPVVAVRAPEVEVPGPAAPVAVEALDVVLTPESLAVRVVSREPAPTASGPDLAGARTVVVAGRGVGGDIDLVRSLADPLGAAVGATRVVCDEGWLERSAQVGQTGVSIAPRLYIGLGVSGAIHHTSGIQGAGTVVAVCDDAEAPIFQMADFGVVGDVTTVVPQLVEELDRLRA
- a CDS encoding DUF1540 domain-containing protein; amino-acid sequence: MPTVAPITSCSTTTCAFNHEGCTAFAVTIGGTGTCSTLINLDARGGLPVAEAHVGACQRLECVHNKDLMCSAEGIALGPDTAACLTYEAR